A window from Hemicordylus capensis ecotype Gifberg chromosome 2, rHemCap1.1.pri, whole genome shotgun sequence encodes these proteins:
- the LOC128342450 gene encoding actin nucleation-promoting factor WASL-like, with protein sequence MMTLFRNIVIAPVSEVSCPLLEMHPDTQSLDGRVLPPTYCVSQTLCEGTKWKGKHRRNKLSKDYIGLPSNFKHLCHIGWNPQTGFATNLDPELKMILAQAGVTQDHLRDKQTSKKIMKTIEKQGGREAVLKEAKAKGLVTKFLDYALPYSVTPSPSELGSTCSSINELDCQALRTEHGFKDVLGKPSSISTSQQSLHNDLPSIVVSPASFMSPSKRTSQSNLILNLKEVQLKRAKSSNQLIPLSQDVLMFQIRKGTYLKPATQSPTSPQSPSDGGIVAALKDVIQKRHKAIQVSDEESDPENGDEWDE encoded by the exons ATGATGACATTGTTCAGAAATATTGTTATTG CTCCTGTGTCTGAGGTATCTTGTCCACTGCTTGAAATGCACCCAGATACACAATCTCTAGATGGCAGAGTATTGCCTCCTACATACTGTGTTTCTCAAACGCTGTGTGAGGGAACAAAGTggaaaggaaaacacagaagaAATAAGTTAAGTAAAGATTATATTGGACTCCCCAGTAACTTCAA ACACCTGTGCCACATTGGATGGAATCcacaaactggttttgct ACTAATTTGGATCCTGAACTAAAGATGATACTTGCTCAGGCTGGTGTAACACAAGATCATCTAAGGGACAAGCAAACTTCCAAGAAGATAATGAAGACTATTGAGAAGCAAGGTGGAAGAGAAGCTGTATTGAAAGAGGCAAAGGCAAAAG GCTTGGTGACAAAATTCCTTGATTATGCTCTGCCTTATTCTGTGACTCCTTCACCTTCAGAACTGGGTTCAACTTGCAGCTCTATAAATGAACTGGATTGCCAAGCTCTGAGAACAGAGCATGGATTTAAAGATGTTTTGGGAAAGCCTTCCTCAATATCAACATCACAGCAATCATTGCACAATGATCTCCCTTCCATTGTTGTGTCCCCAGCATCTTTCATGTCACCTTCCAAAAGGACATCTCAGTCTAACTTGATCCTAAATCTCAAGGAAGTGCAGCTGAAAAGGGCAAAAAGCAGCAACCAGTTAATCCCTTTAAGTCAAGACGTTCTAATGTTTCAAATCAGAAAGGGAACATATCTGAAACCGGCAA CTCAGAGTCCAACATCTCCACAGTCTCCTAGTGATGGAGGAATAGTGGCTGCACTAAAGGATGTTATTCAGAAGAGACATAAGGCAATACAGGTTTCAG ATGAAGAATCTGATCCAGAGAATGGAGATGAATGGGATGAGTAA